From the genome of Cynocephalus volans isolate mCynVol1 chromosome 14, mCynVol1.pri, whole genome shotgun sequence, one region includes:
- the LOC134362386 gene encoding LOW QUALITY PROTEIN: melanoma inhibitory activity protein 2-like (The sequence of the model RefSeq protein was modified relative to this genomic sequence to represent the inferred CDS: inserted 1 base in 1 codon), giving the protein MEVPGAAPQPYLGLVLGKLCRTVAALPEDLRPGPGFPWELVTCAALTGLLILLFLWRSVRSVRSRLYVRREKKLAEKLSGLIEEKCKLLDKLCVVQEEYEGLESAVKDASFEKGSTEAQSLEATYEKLSSSKSKLEDEIVFLAKELKEQKSKHCEQDELMADISKRIQSLEDESKSIQSQVAEAKLICKIFQMNEERLKVAIKDALNENSQLQESQKQLLQEAEVLKEQVSELNKQKILFENSKVQAERVLSDKENHIQSLAERLLKMTDWAAVLGEDMMADDLELEMKSESQKGARLDDLPKGALKKLIHAAKLNASFKTLEGERNQIYTELSEVDKTKEELIEHITNLQTEQASLQSENTQLESENQKLQQKLKVMTELYQENGMNLHRKLIAEEKDRLEKEEKLSKVEEKVSHAAEELETYRRRARDAEEELERSVRSYQGQMTSYEKEARGSWVAAETAERHLRYLRKVNVSKRQKLAEKEFKFELFKKDPYVVDVPKTAFGRGSRGPENTLDHQMTNERGELGCDRLTDSHGAPSGFLSPPWEQHRRMRIPPPGHPCSDPALLPRRQDGFDPDPGGPSGPAELKSFNLPSLDKVDGPKPSQMESSRNDTKDDLGNVNVPHSSVPAEREASGPGFAPPPFPAIRGPLFPVDRRGPFMRREPPFPPPPPGSMYGAPQNYFLPRDFSVQPPPPFAMRNVYSLRGFPPYVPLGAGFSPPPPHSESRGEFPSGSIPCSNEPAPEXPEAQQET; this is encoded by the exons atggaggtgcccggggctgcccctcagccgtacttggggctggtcctgggaaagctgtgcaggactgtggcagcattgcctgaagacctgagaccgggccctggttttccgtgggaactggtgacatgtgcggctcttactggattgttgattctcttgtttttgtggagaagtgttcgatcggtgagaagccggctttatgtaagaagagagaaaaagcttgctgaaaagctttctggactaattgaagaaaaatgtaaactacttgacaaactttgcgttgttcaagaggagtatgaaggcttggagtcagctgtgaaggatgccagctttgagaaggggtcaacagaagcacaaagcttggaggcaacctatgaaaagctgagcagctccaaatctaaacttgaggatgaaatagtctttctagccaaagaattaaaggaacagaaatctaaacattgtgagcaagatgaattgatggcagacatttcaaagaggatacagtccctagaagatgaatcgaaatccatccagtcacaagtagctgaagccaaactaatctgcaaaatatttcaaatgaatgaagaacgtctgaaggtggcaataaaagacgccttgaatgaaaattcccaacttcaggaaagccagaaacagcttttacaagaagcggaagtattgaaagaacaagtgagtgaacttaataaacagaaaatactatttgaaaactccaaagtccaggcagaacgagttctgagtgataaagaaaatcacatccagtctctggctgaacgcttgctcaagatgacagactgggctgctgtgcttggagaagacatgatggctgatgacttggaattggagatgaagagtgaatcacaaaagggtgctcgcttagatgatctgccaaaaggagctttgaagaaactgattcacgctgctaagttaaatgcttctttcaaaaccctagaaggagaaagaaaccaaatttacactgagttgtctgaagtagataaaacaaaggaagagcttatagagcatattacaaatctccagactgaacaagcatctttacagtcagaaaacacacagttggaaagtgaaaatcagaagcttcagcagaaacttaaagtaatgactgaactgtatcaagaaaatggaatgaatctccacaggaagttaatagcagaggaaaaggaccggttagagaaggaggagaaactttccaaagtagaagagaaggtgagccatgcagctgaggaactggagacctacagaaggagagccagagatgcggaagaagaattggagagaagcgttcgttcttatcaagggcagatgacttcctatgagaaagaagcgcgtggcagctgggtggcagctgagactgctgaaagacacctcaggtatttaaggaaagtaaatgtttccaagagacaaaaattagctgaaaaagagtttaaatttgaacttttcaaaaaagatccttatgtagttgatgttccaaagacagcatttg gaagaggctcaagaggcccagagaatactctggatcaccagatgaccaatgaaagaggagaattgggctgtgataggttaaccgattctcatggagcaccttctgggttcctgtcacctccgtgggaacagcaccggaggatgaggatccctccaccaggccacccatgttctgatccagctctccttccacgaaggcaagacggatttgatcctgatcctggtggaccgtctggcccagcagaactcaaaagtttcaatctgccttctttggataaagtggatgggccaaagccttcacaaatggaatccagcagaaatgataccaaagacgaccttggtaatgtcaatgtgcctcattcatctgtgcctgctgaaagggaagcaagtggccctggctttgctcctccaccttttcctgcaatcagag gtccattgtttccagtggataggaggggtccattcatgagaagagaacctccttttcctccacctcctccaggaagcatgtatggagctcctcaaaattattttctaccaagggatttctctgtgcagccaccacctccatttgcaatgagaaatgtctattcactgaggggatttcctccttatgttcctctaggagctggattttcacctccacccccacattctgaaagtaggggtgagttcccttcagggtcgattccgtgctcaaatgagcctgctcccg atccagaagcacagcaagaaacctga